From Pseudomonas fluorescens, one genomic window encodes:
- the aroE gene encoding shikimate dehydrogenase, producing MDQYVVFGNPIGHSKSPLIHRLFAEQTAQQLDYQTLLAPLDDFSGCARAFFREGRGANVTVPFKEEAYRLADQLTPRAQRAGAVNTLSKQADGSLLGDNTDGAGLVRDLTVNAGFSLRGKRILLLGAGGAVRGALEPLLAEQPASVIIANRTVEKAELLCELFTDLGPVSASGFGWLREPVDLIVNATSASLSGDVPPIAGSLIEPGKTLCYDMMYGKEPTSFCRWAADQGGVTMDGLGMLAEQAGEAFFLWRGVRPDTAPVLAELRRLLA from the coding sequence ATGGATCAGTACGTAGTTTTCGGTAACCCGATTGGCCATAGCAAGTCGCCATTGATCCATCGCCTGTTCGCCGAGCAGACCGCCCAGCAACTCGATTACCAGACCTTGCTGGCGCCACTGGATGATTTTTCCGGCTGTGCCCGGGCATTTTTCCGCGAAGGTCGCGGCGCCAACGTGACGGTGCCATTCAAGGAAGAAGCCTATCGCCTGGCCGATCAGCTGACCCCTCGCGCGCAACGGGCAGGTGCGGTCAACACCTTGAGCAAGCAAGCGGACGGCAGCCTGTTGGGCGATAACACCGACGGCGCTGGACTGGTCCGTGACCTGACGGTCAACGCTGGATTCAGCCTGCGCGGCAAACGCATCCTGTTGCTGGGGGCTGGCGGTGCGGTGCGGGGTGCGCTGGAGCCACTGCTGGCCGAACAACCGGCGTCGGTGATCATCGCCAACCGCACGGTGGAAAAAGCCGAATTGTTGTGTGAATTGTTCACTGATCTCGGCCCGGTGTCGGCGAGTGGTTTCGGTTGGCTGCGTGAGCCGGTGGACCTGATTGTCAACGCCACGTCGGCCAGTCTGTCGGGCGATGTACCGCCGATTGCCGGCAGCCTGATCGAACCGGGCAAGACCCTGTGCTACGACATGATGTACGGCAAGGAGCCGACCTCGTTCTGTCGCTGGGCGGCCGATCAGGGCGGCGTGACGATGGACGGCCTGGGCATGCTCGCCGAGCAGGCTGGCGAAGCGTTCTTCCTGTGGCGCGGCGTGCGTCCGGACACCGCGCCAGTGCTTGCCGAACTACGCCGGCTGCTCGCCTAG
- a CDS encoding SulP family inorganic anion transporter, with the protein MAIPSRHSLFPFLKWLPRQTRASVGRDLLVGLSGAILALPQSIAYALIAGLPPEYGLYAAIIPVLIACLWGSSWHLICGPTAAISIVLYASVSPLAVPASQDYITLILLLTFLAGVFQWLLGLLRFGALVNFVSHSVVLGFTLGAAVVIALGQLPNLLGLDLPSQATALNSLLSLVNHLDAVDKPSLALGLGTLALGILIKLWRPRWPSLLISLIAGSLLVWLWPSMFGHVALVSAFVGRLPPFSPLPLDLELVLRLLPSAVAVGMLGLVTSLSIARSLSARSQQLLDANQEVRAQGLSNIVGSFFSGSLSAGSFTRSGLSYEAGACSPLAGVFSALWVALFAVSGAALIAHIPIPAMAGSILLICWGLVDHRGIRSLFRVSRAEFVVMALTCVATLLLELQTAIYAGVLASLFFYLKRTSQPRVQQWREGDEEILRVGGSIFFGASHYLQVRLQRTQGLKVVIEAQYINFIDYSGVEMLHQEARRLLRQKRSLTLRRARVHVIEELRKLEGLEKCPIRFED; encoded by the coding sequence ATGGCAATCCCCAGTCGCCATTCGCTCTTTCCCTTTCTCAAATGGCTGCCCCGGCAAACCCGCGCTAGCGTCGGCCGCGACCTGTTGGTGGGCCTGAGCGGCGCCATTCTGGCGTTGCCACAATCCATCGCCTACGCATTGATCGCCGGCCTTCCCCCGGAATACGGCTTGTACGCCGCCATCATCCCGGTGCTAATCGCCTGCCTCTGGGGTTCTTCCTGGCATTTGATCTGCGGTCCTACAGCAGCCATATCCATTGTTCTCTATGCCAGCGTCAGCCCTCTGGCCGTCCCGGCGTCGCAGGACTACATCACCCTGATCCTGTTGCTGACCTTCCTCGCCGGGGTCTTCCAATGGCTATTGGGACTTCTGCGCTTCGGCGCCCTGGTGAATTTCGTCTCGCACTCGGTGGTACTGGGATTCACCCTGGGCGCCGCCGTCGTTATCGCCCTCGGACAGTTGCCGAACCTGCTGGGGCTGGACCTGCCGAGCCAGGCAACCGCGCTCAATAGTCTGCTGTCACTGGTCAACCATCTCGACGCCGTGGATAAACCGTCGTTGGCGCTGGGCCTCGGCACCCTGGCACTGGGCATTCTGATCAAGTTGTGGCGACCGCGTTGGCCGAGCCTGTTGATCAGCCTGATCGCCGGCAGCCTGCTGGTATGGCTGTGGCCATCGATGTTCGGTCATGTGGCGCTGGTCAGCGCATTTGTTGGACGCCTGCCGCCATTTAGCCCGTTGCCGCTGGATCTGGAATTGGTGCTGCGCCTGCTGCCGAGTGCGGTGGCCGTCGGCATGCTCGGCCTGGTCACCAGCCTGTCGATTGCCCGCTCGTTGTCGGCGCGCTCGCAGCAGTTGCTCGATGCCAATCAGGAAGTCCGCGCCCAGGGGCTGTCGAACATTGTCGGCAGTTTTTTCTCCGGCTCGCTGTCGGCCGGCTCCTTTACTCGTTCCGGGTTGAGCTATGAGGCGGGCGCTTGTTCGCCGCTGGCCGGTGTGTTCTCGGCGCTCTGGGTGGCGCTGTTTGCGGTGAGCGGCGCGGCGCTGATCGCGCACATTCCGATTCCGGCTATGGCCGGCAGCATCCTCCTGATTTGCTGGGGCCTGGTGGACCATCGCGGGATTCGCTCGCTGTTCCGGGTCAGCCGTGCCGAGTTCGTGGTGATGGCGCTGACCTGTGTCGCCACACTGCTGTTGGAGTTGCAGACCGCGATCTACGCCGGCGTGCTGGCCTCGCTGTTCTTTTATCTGAAACGCACCTCGCAGCCGCGAGTGCAGCAGTGGCGCGAAGGTGACGAGGAAATCCTGCGGGTCGGCGGCTCGATCTTTTTCGGCGCCAGCCATTACCTGCAAGTGCGCCTGCAACGCACCCAGGGCCTGAAGGTGGTGATCGAGGCGCAGTACATCAACTTCATCGATTACTCGGGCGTGGAGATGCTCCATCAAGAGGCCCGTCGCCTGCTCAGACAGAAGCGCAGCCTGACCCTGCGCCGGGCGCGGGTTCATGTAATCGAGGAACTGCGCAAACTCGAAGGGCTGGAGAAGTGCCCGATACGATTCGAAGACTAG